One Octopus sinensis linkage group LG11, ASM634580v1, whole genome shotgun sequence genomic window carries:
- the LOC115217646 gene encoding uncharacterized protein LOC115217646, translated as MEGGAALGLKLWRDKAGALVFRRGNEIPELGASMSRRELFSVCGKLVGHYPIAGWLRTACSFIKRRAEGVKWNDKVGERTIDMMQEVLVRVRAEDPVRGSWYVPKSKSGIVWCDASSIAIGVVLEVGGVTVEDAAWLRKMDDCSHINVAELEAVLKGVNLALKWGLHTIEIRTDSATVLGWATAVITDERRVRTKGAAEMLVKRRLGILHELTTEFNLKLSVIFVPSEKNRADVLTRVKRAWLQVPEEAKQDVAAVCHLSDSELRRLHTMHHMGVDRTLFLARKVDSDVKFSSAEMPKD; from the exons ATGGAGGGAGGTGCTGCACTGGGcctcaagctatggagagacaaAGCCGGCGCCTTGGTGTTCCGGCGAGGGAATGAGATCCCTGAACTGGGCGCCAGCATGAGTAGACGGGAgctgttctctgtgtgtgggaaGCTGGTGGGACACTACCCAATTGCAGGCTGGCTCCGGACAGCATGCAGCTTCATCAAGAGACGAGCCgaaggagtgaagtggaatgATAAAGTGGGGGAGAGGACGATCGACATGATGCAGGAAGTCTTGGTCAGAGTAAGAGCAGAGGACCCGGTGAGGGGCAGCTGGTATGTTCCCAAATCAAAGAGCGGGATCGTATGGTGTGACGCCAGTAGCATCGCAATAGGGGTTGTCTTGGAAGTGGGAGGTGTCACGGTGGAAGATGCAGCCTGGCTCAGGAAGATGGATGACTGCAGTCACATCAACGTGGCGGAGTTGGAAGCCGTGCTGAAGGGGGTGAACCTAGCCTTGAAGTGGGGGTTGcacaccatagaaatcaggactgATTCAGCCACTGTACTTGGTTGGGCGACGGCAGTCATCACCGATGAGCGGAGGGTGCGGACCAAAGGGGCTGCAGAGATGCTGGTAAAGCGTCGATTGGGGATACTGCATGAACTGACCACTgagttcaatctgaagctgagCGTGATCTTTGTGCCTTCCGAGAAGAACAGGGCAGACGTCCTGACCAGGGTTAAGCGAGCCTGGTTGCAAGTGCCAGAGGAGGCGAAGCAGGATGTAGCTGCAGTATGCCATCTGAGCGACTCGGAGTTGCGGAGACTGCacaccatgcatcacatgggtgtggacaggacgtTGTTCCTGGCCAGAAAAGTCGACTCCGAC GTGAAGTTCTCATCAGCGGAAATGCCAAAAGATTAA